The following proteins come from a genomic window of Polyangiaceae bacterium:
- a CDS encoding type 1 glutamine amidotransferase produces MARIAVTVTSDFEDSELTYPAEALEAAGHEVVIIGEKAGEEIHGKRGKSKTAVAGTPEQRDPTDFDALLIPGGYSPDKLRTDPHMVSFVQEFFRSNKPVAAVCHGPQLLIEAGVVDGRTMTSWPSVKTDLKNAGATWVDREVVTDGNLTTSRKPDDLPAFTERFMQQIDGA; encoded by the coding sequence ATGGCAAGGATTGCCGTCACGGTAACTTCGGACTTCGAGGACTCGGAGCTCACATACCCCGCAGAGGCTCTGGAGGCTGCTGGTCACGAGGTGGTGATCATCGGTGAAAAGGCCGGCGAGGAGATTCATGGCAAGCGGGGCAAGTCCAAGACCGCCGTGGCAGGGACGCCCGAACAGCGTGACCCGACGGACTTCGATGCGCTGCTGATCCCGGGCGGCTACTCACCAGACAAGCTGCGCACGGACCCGCACATGGTGAGCTTCGTGCAGGAGTTCTTCCGCTCCAACAAGCCGGTAGCGGCGGTGTGCCACGGGCCTCAGCTTCTGATCGAGGCGGGCGTGGTCGATGGGCGCACCATGACATCTTGGCCCTCCGTCAAGACCGACTTGAAGAACGCGGGCGCGACGTGGGTCGACCGCGAGGTCGTGACGGATGGGAACCTGACGACGTCGCGCAAGCCGGACGACCTACCCGCATTCACGGAGCGCTTCATGCAGCAAATCGACGGAGCGTGA
- a CDS encoding tetratricopeptide repeat protein, producing the protein MERSWEDPASPLHGAYHAMVNQDFSDARGELEGIVAREPTADALYLLSTVLAAAGDWDASLARADEGIALDATHTDCRFNRGAALDQLGRLEDAVSTYRAALEVDPTHTNVALNLVLLLRRLTRHEDALQVGATCLEHMPRARMLRYKQAESLAILGRSADARLELERVIRDDPNAIQAARQNPFFSKFADQREWKKTLMLEE; encoded by the coding sequence GTGGAACGTAGTTGGGAAGATCCCGCGTCGCCCCTCCATGGCGCGTACCACGCGATGGTGAATCAAGATTTCTCGGACGCCCGCGGCGAGCTCGAAGGCATCGTCGCTCGCGAGCCAACGGCGGACGCGCTGTATCTGCTCTCCACGGTGCTGGCGGCGGCAGGCGACTGGGACGCGTCCCTGGCGCGAGCGGACGAAGGCATCGCGCTCGATGCGACGCACACGGACTGCCGCTTCAACCGCGGCGCAGCGCTCGATCAGCTCGGCCGCCTCGAGGACGCGGTGAGCACCTACCGCGCGGCACTGGAAGTGGACCCGACGCACACCAACGTGGCGCTGAACCTGGTGCTCCTGCTGCGACGCCTCACCCGCCATGAGGACGCGCTGCAGGTGGGCGCGACGTGCCTCGAGCACATGCCCAGGGCCCGCATGCTGCGCTACAAACAGGCCGAGTCGCTCGCCATCTTGGGCCGTTCCGCCGATGCACGGCTGGAGCTCGAGCGCGTGATCCGCGACGATCCGAACGCCATTCAAGCGGCTCGCCAGAACCCCTTCTTCTCCAAGTTCGCAGACCAGCGGGAGTGGAAGAAGACGTTGATGCTCGAGGAGTGA